One Bradyrhizobium sp. CCGB12 genomic window carries:
- a CDS encoding aspartate-semialdehyde dehydrogenase, producing MEDKVSNDPVVAIVGVTGAVGAEFIATMDKRGFRVGKLKALASARSAGKTVSFRGQDVVIEELTERAFEGVDIALFSAGGSISKKFAPVAVKAGAVVVDNSSAFRMDPNVPLVIPEINASRIRDHKGIIANPNCAAITALVPLWPIHQKNRIKRVIISTYQAASGAGAAAMEELVESTRANLNGQVYTPKVMPHPYAFNLFNHNTAIDPDTGYNDEETKVIKETRKIFEDEKIAIGVTCVRVPVLRAHCEAITFECEKPITEDHVRAIMAQAPGVKVVDDRAKNYFPMPIDASGQDDVLVGRIRKDLSDPSGHSISMFVAADQLLKGAALNAVQIAELLPQRVMA from the coding sequence ATGGAGGACAAAGTGAGTAACGATCCCGTCGTCGCGATTGTCGGCGTCACCGGTGCGGTGGGCGCCGAATTCATCGCCACCATGGACAAGCGCGGCTTTCGCGTCGGCAAGCTCAAGGCGCTGGCAAGCGCCCGCTCGGCCGGCAAGACGGTGTCGTTCCGAGGTCAGGACGTCGTCATCGAGGAATTGACCGAGCGCGCCTTCGAGGGCGTCGACATCGCCCTGTTCTCCGCAGGCGGCAGCATCTCGAAGAAGTTCGCGCCTGTAGCGGTCAAGGCCGGCGCGGTCGTAGTCGACAATTCGTCTGCCTTCCGCATGGACCCGAACGTGCCGCTGGTGATCCCCGAGATCAACGCGAGCCGCATCAGGGATCACAAGGGCATCATTGCCAACCCGAACTGCGCCGCGATCACCGCGCTGGTGCCGCTGTGGCCGATCCACCAGAAGAACCGCATCAAGCGCGTGATCATCTCGACCTATCAGGCGGCTTCCGGCGCCGGCGCCGCCGCGATGGAGGAGCTCGTTGAATCCACCCGCGCCAATCTCAACGGGCAGGTCTATACGCCCAAGGTGATGCCGCACCCCTACGCCTTCAACCTCTTCAACCACAACACCGCCATCGACCCCGACACCGGCTACAACGACGAAGAGACCAAGGTCATCAAGGAGACCCGCAAGATCTTCGAGGACGAGAAGATCGCCATCGGTGTCACCTGCGTGCGCGTGCCGGTGCTGCGCGCCCATTGCGAGGCCATCACCTTCGAATGCGAGAAGCCCATCACTGAGGACCATGTCCGCGCCATCATGGCACAGGCGCCGGGCGTGAAGGTGGTCGACGACCGCGCCAAGAACTACTTCCCGATGCCGATTGACGCCTCGGGCCAGGACGACGTCCTGGTCGGCCGCATCCGCAAGGACCTCAGCGACCCCTCAGGGCATTCGATCTCGATGTTCGTGGCGGCGGATCAGCTCTTGAAGGGCGCGGCGCTCAACGCGGTGCAGATCGCCGAGCTGCTGCCGCAGCGCGTGATGGCGTAA
- a CDS encoding PepSY domain-containing protein, with translation MKAPRRHPWTFLAATLSAVLIAAPAQAIVSAGSTPTALHSETDGNAEADRQAVSREIERFRSSSISISQAMAIAEGRHAGATTADVSFDGGSGVPVYRVKTLHNDRIWRHTINASTGELVGGEAALPLAELDHDDRSNLAALGAIRHRLADAVRVAERAASGKAISGGLVRERGRLNFAIVVISGDDLKEVILEPPGARAK, from the coding sequence ATGAAGGCACCACGACGACATCCCTGGACGTTTCTTGCCGCCACCCTGTCGGCCGTGCTCATCGCAGCGCCGGCGCAGGCGATCGTCTCGGCCGGAAGCACACCCACCGCCCTTCACAGCGAGACCGATGGCAACGCCGAGGCCGATCGCCAAGCGGTGAGCCGTGAGATCGAGCGCTTCCGGAGCTCGTCGATCTCGATCAGCCAGGCCATGGCGATTGCCGAAGGCCGGCACGCCGGCGCCACGACGGCGGATGTGAGTTTCGACGGAGGCTCGGGCGTCCCGGTCTACCGCGTGAAGACCCTGCACAACGACCGGATCTGGCGCCACACCATCAATGCTTCGACCGGAGAACTCGTCGGCGGTGAAGCCGCCCTCCCCCTCGCCGAACTCGACCACGACGATCGCAGCAATCTCGCAGCGCTCGGCGCGATCAGGCACCGCCTTGCCGATGCCGTGCGCGTCGCCGAACGCGCGGCCTCGGGCAAGGCGATCAGCGGCGGACTGGTGCGCGAACGCGGCCGGCTCAATTTCGCGATTGTCGTGATCAGCGGCGACGACCTCAAGGAGGTCATCCTGGAGCCGCCGGGCGCCAGGGCGAAATAG
- a CDS encoding TetR/AcrR family transcriptional regulator, whose product MGLTATKTRSAAPRRELPKSRGGRPTKSAAIERDQRLIEVATRLFLDRGFDATSLDAVAEAARVSKPTVYSRYGDKRGLFAAVLRREIARWLAPLSAAAETQLSSASNISVEQRLVEIGREMLTFTCGPDAVAFSRMMTSQAINFPDVAKLGKEEGWLKAVATTARFFDHLVAQGALDVEDTTIAAEVFLDVVVGHTHRMATFGTALEMKAAEKRMRAAIKLFLAGALGPANRVQSSAKGTQRRPSR is encoded by the coding sequence ATGGGATTGACTGCGACCAAGACGAGATCGGCGGCGCCACGGCGCGAGCTGCCGAAATCCCGCGGCGGCCGGCCGACGAAGTCAGCCGCCATCGAGCGCGATCAGCGGTTGATCGAGGTCGCCACCCGCCTGTTCCTGGATCGCGGCTTCGACGCGACCTCGCTTGATGCGGTCGCGGAAGCGGCCCGGGTCAGCAAACCCACCGTCTATTCCCGCTATGGCGACAAGCGCGGCCTGTTTGCCGCGGTGCTGAGACGCGAGATCGCGCGCTGGCTTGCGCCGCTCTCCGCAGCGGCGGAGACGCAGCTCTCCAGCGCCTCGAACATCTCGGTGGAGCAGCGGCTGGTCGAGATCGGGCGCGAGATGCTCACATTCACCTGCGGTCCCGATGCCGTCGCCTTCAGCCGCATGATGACGTCACAGGCCATCAACTTCCCTGACGTCGCCAAGCTCGGCAAGGAGGAAGGCTGGCTCAAGGCCGTCGCCACCACGGCGCGCTTCTTCGACCATCTGGTGGCGCAAGGCGCGCTCGATGTCGAAGACACCACCATTGCCGCCGAGGTGTTTCTCGACGTCGTCGTCGGTCACACCCACCGCATGGCGACGTTCGGAACGGCGCTCGAGATGAAGGCCGCCGAAAAGCGGATGCGGGCGGCGATCAAGCTGTTCCTGGCCGGCGCGCTGGGGCCTGCCAACCGCGTCCAGAGCTCCGCAAAGGGCACACAGCGGCGCCCGTCCCGCTGA
- a CDS encoding patatin-like phospholipase family protein yields MSGQTHGWIRRTGARLSGILVLACSLALGACTSLPRTPYTAAEASTSRVLDIDGLRRYADEPITKFSFEKDNSTATKSYLALSGGGADGAYGVGVLNGWTAARTRPTFSVVSGVSTGGLIAPFAFLGSQYDDTLREVYTSGIAESLLNDPSIMRVLFGSGLFGNTRLRELVARYVGPEIMAQVARENAKGRKLLVVTTDLDTQRTAIWDMGKIAAVGTPEALKLFRDVMAASASIPLVFPPIMIDAEGQGRRFQEMHVDGGVTAPVLTLPEALLFQGSRLPGNAKMDIYILVNKKIERNFELVSNSTIDVASRSLSAITQSQTRSIIFSTYDFAKRNRLGFHLSYIARDYPAAPSEGFDTAYMRALYQYGYEKAASGQAWTSTLP; encoded by the coding sequence ATGTCCGGCCAGACCCATGGCTGGATCAGGCGGACAGGCGCCCGCCTGAGCGGAATCCTGGTCCTTGCGTGCAGCCTGGCGCTCGGCGCCTGCACGTCCCTGCCCCGCACGCCCTATACCGCCGCGGAAGCCAGCACATCGCGCGTGCTCGATATCGACGGCCTCCGGCGCTACGCCGATGAGCCCATCACGAAATTCAGCTTCGAAAAGGACAACAGCACCGCGACGAAGTCCTATCTGGCGCTGTCAGGCGGCGGCGCCGACGGCGCCTATGGCGTCGGCGTGCTCAACGGCTGGACCGCGGCCAGGACCCGTCCGACCTTCTCGGTCGTCTCGGGCGTGAGCACGGGCGGCCTGATCGCGCCCTTTGCATTCCTCGGCTCGCAATATGACGACACGCTGAGGGAGGTCTACACCAGCGGCATCGCGGAGAGCCTGCTGAACGATCCCAGCATCATGCGCGTGCTGTTCGGATCGGGCCTGTTCGGCAACACAAGGCTGCGCGAACTCGTCGCCCGCTATGTCGGCCCCGAGATCATGGCGCAAGTCGCGCGCGAGAATGCCAAGGGCCGCAAGCTCTTGGTGGTGACGACCGATCTCGACACCCAGCGGACCGCGATCTGGGACATGGGCAAGATCGCAGCGGTCGGAACGCCTGAGGCGCTCAAACTGTTTCGCGACGTGATGGCGGCCTCCGCCAGCATTCCCCTGGTGTTTCCGCCGATCATGATCGACGCCGAGGGCCAGGGCCGCAGGTTTCAGGAGATGCATGTCGACGGCGGCGTGACCGCGCCGGTGCTGACGCTGCCGGAAGCCCTGCTGTTCCAGGGCAGCCGCCTGCCGGGCAACGCCAAGATGGACATCTACATCCTCGTCAACAAGAAGATCGAACGCAATTTCGAGCTCGTCTCCAACAGCACCATCGATGTCGCCTCGCGCAGCCTGTCGGCGATCACCCAGTCTCAGACGCGTTCGATCATCTTCTCGACCTATGATTTCGCCAAGCGCAACCGCCTCGGCTTCCACCTTTCCTACATCGCGCGCGACTATCCGGCGGCGCCCTCGGAAGGGTTCGACACCGCCTATATGCGGGCGCTGTATCAGTACGGATATGAGAAGGCGGCTTCAGGTCAGGCCTGGACCTCGACGCTTCCTTGA
- the tgt gene encoding tRNA guanosine(34) transglycosylase Tgt, whose protein sequence is MNSDNDLPNHFELLASDGAARTGRLTTPHGVVRTPAFMPVGTAGAMKGMHWREVRDAGADIVLGNTYHLMLRPGAERIAALGGLQTFTGWNGPMLTDSGGFQVMSLADLRKVSEHAVTFRSHIDGAKVELSPERSIEVQRFLGSDIAMQMDECVRLPAERADIERAMQLSLRWAERSKRAFESAPDGYMLFGIVQGGDVPQLRHASAQGLVEIGFHGYAIGGLAVGEPQAVMLAMIDETAPLLPRERPRYLMGVGTPDDILEAVKRGVDMFDCVMPTRNGRHGVAFTRFGQVNLRNARHADDPRPLDDESSWPSTRGCARAYLHHLVKAGETLGAMLLSEINVAYYQSLMQGIRDAIARGKFEEFYQRTREDWARGDIAAR, encoded by the coding sequence ATGAATTCCGACAATGATCTGCCCAATCACTTTGAATTGCTCGCCTCGGATGGCGCCGCGCGCACCGGGCGCCTGACCACGCCGCATGGCGTGGTGCGGACGCCGGCCTTCATGCCGGTCGGCACCGCGGGCGCCATGAAGGGCATGCACTGGCGCGAGGTGCGGGACGCCGGCGCCGACATCGTGCTCGGCAACACCTATCATCTGATGCTGCGCCCCGGCGCCGAGCGGATCGCGGCGCTCGGCGGCTTGCAGACGTTCACCGGCTGGAACGGTCCCATGCTGACGGATTCCGGCGGCTTCCAGGTCATGTCGCTGGCGGATTTGCGCAAGGTCAGCGAGCACGCCGTCACCTTCCGCTCGCATATCGACGGCGCCAAGGTCGAGCTGTCGCCGGAGCGTTCGATCGAAGTGCAGCGCTTCCTCGGCTCCGATATCGCCATGCAGATGGACGAGTGCGTACGGCTGCCCGCCGAGCGCGCCGACATCGAGCGTGCGATGCAATTGTCGCTGCGCTGGGCCGAGCGCAGCAAGCGCGCCTTCGAGAGCGCGCCCGACGGTTACATGCTGTTCGGCATCGTGCAGGGTGGCGACGTGCCGCAGCTTCGCCACGCGAGCGCGCAAGGCCTGGTCGAGATCGGCTTCCACGGCTACGCGATCGGGGGCCTTGCCGTCGGCGAGCCGCAGGCGGTCATGCTGGCGATGATCGACGAGACCGCGCCATTGCTGCCGAGAGAGCGGCCGCGCTACCTCATGGGCGTCGGCACGCCCGACGATATCCTCGAGGCGGTGAAGCGCGGCGTCGACATGTTCGATTGCGTGATGCCGACGCGCAATGGCCGGCATGGCGTCGCGTTCACGCGCTTCGGCCAGGTCAATCTGCGTAACGCGCGCCATGCCGACGATCCGCGTCCGCTCGATGACGAGAGCTCATGGCCGTCAACGCGCGGCTGCGCGCGCGCCTACCTGCATCATCTCGTCAAGGCGGGCGAGACGCTGGGGGCGATGCTGCTATCCGAGATCAACGTCGCTTACTACCAATCCCTGATGCAGGGCATCAGGGACGCTATCGCACGGGGCAAGTTCGAGGAGTTCTATCAACGTACCCGCGAGGATTGGGCGAGGGGCGACATTGCGGCGCGTTAG